A single genomic interval of Hoplias malabaricus isolate fHopMal1 chromosome 7, fHopMal1.hap1, whole genome shotgun sequence harbors:
- the LOC136702532 gene encoding tripartite motif-containing protein 16-like, whose amino-acid sequence MAEACISVDEDQFMCPVCLDLLKDPVTVPCGHSFCKVCINNFWDHNNQRRFYRCPQCRETFTPRPVLRRNNMLAEVVEKLKKTELQAPSPAHCYAEPDVECDFCTGRKRKAIKSCLMCVVSLCETHLKPHLEIPALIKHKLVKPSAKLQEKMCSLHDEVMKLYCRTDQQFVCYLCTMDEHRGHDTVAAGAERKEKQSRLKDLQRESQQKIQEKEMKLQEVKEAVKALKSSAQTAVRDSERIFTELIRSFEKKRSELTELIRAQEKAELSRAEELLEKLEQEISDLKRRHTELEQLPHTDDHIHFLQSFKSLCVSPGPEDSPRIRVNQHLSFDSVKKSLSDLKERLEEFCKEEFSNIPPLAAGVQMILPPEPMTREDFLQYFCRLTLDPNTAHQHLVLSEKNRAVRYGGKVQGYPDHPERFDDGWQVLSKESVSGCCYWEVDWGSDDGHFLLISVSYNGISRKGSGNKSWFGHNDQSWSLQCSPSLSFCHNNIETEISAPSSSRIGVYVDHGAGTLSFYSVSDTMTLLHTVHTTFTQSLYAGFWVNWGTKVRFSD is encoded by the exons ATGGCAGAGGCCTGTATCTCAGTAGATGAGGACCAGTTCATGTGTCCAGTCTGTCTGGATCTTCTGAAGGATCCAGTGACTGTTCCCTGTGGACACAGTTTCTGTAAGGTGTGTATTAACAACTTCTGGGATCACAATAATCAGAGGAGGTTCTACCGCTGCCCCCAGTGCAGAGAGACCTTCACTCCGAGGCCTGTTCTACGCAGAAACAACATGCTGGCTGAAGTGGTGGAGAAACTGAAGAAGACAGAGCTCCAAGCTCCTTCTCCTGCTCACTGTTACGCTGAACCTGATGTGGAGTGTGATTTCTGCACTGGGAGGAAACGCAAAGCCATCAAGTCCTGTCTGATGTGTGTGGTGTCACTTTGTGAAACTCACCTTAAACCTCATCTGGAAATTCCAGCCTTGATCAAACACAAACTGGTCAAACCCTCAGCAAAACTACAAGAGAAGATGTGCTCTCTACACGATGAAGTGATGAAGCTCTACTGTCGCACTGACCAACAGTTTGTGTGTTATCTGTGTACGATGGATGAACACAGAGGCCACGACACAGTTGCAGCTGGagcagaaagaaaagagaagcag AGTCGACTGAAAGATTTGCAGAGGGAATCTCAGCAGAAAATCCAAGAGAAAGAGATGAAGCTGCAGGAGGTGAAAGAGGCTGTGAAAGCTCTTAAG AGCTCTGCACAGACagcagtgagggacagtgagaggatcTTTACTGAACTGATCCGCTCCTTTGAGAAAAAGCGCTCTGAGCTGACAGAGCTGATCAGAGCTCAGGAGAAGGCTGAACTGAGTCGAGCTGAAGAACTCCTGGAGAAACTGGAGCAGGAGATCTCTGATCTAAAGAGGAGACACACTGAGCTGGAGCAGCTtccacacacagacgatcacaTCCATTTCCTCCAG AGTTTcaagtctctgtgtgtctctcctggACCTGAGGACTCACCGAGAATCAGAGTTAATCAACATCTCTCATTCGACAGCGTGAAGAAATCTCTCTCTGATCTGAAAGAGCGACTGGAGGAATTCTGCAAAGAGGAGTTCAGTAACATCCCTCCGCTCG CTGCAGGAGTTCAGATGATTTTACCCCCAGAGCCAATGACCAGAGAAGATTTCCTGCAGT ATTTCTGTCGTCTGACCCTGGACCCCAACACAGCACATCAGCACCTTGTTCTGTCTGAGAAGAACAGAGCAGTGAGGTACGGTGGAAAAGTTCAAGGTTACCCtgatcatccagagagattTGATGACGGATGGCAGGTGTTGAGtaaagagagtgtgagtggaTGCTGTTACTGGGAGGTTGATTGGGGCAGTGATGATGGacattttttgttaatatcAGTGTCATATAACGGGATCAGCAGGAAAGGTAGTGGTAATAAGAGCTGGTTTGGACACAACGATCAGTCCTGGAGTCTGCagtgttctccctctctctctttctgtcacaACAACATTGAGACTGAGATCTCAGCCCCGTCCTCCTCCAGAATAGGAGTGTATGTGGATCACGGTGCAGgaactctgtccttctacagcgtCTCTGACACAATGACCCTCCTCCACACCGTCCACACCACCTTCACTCAGTCGCTCTACGCTGGGTTCTGGGTTAACTGGGGAACAAAAGTGAGGTTCTCTGATTGA